The genomic window ACGCCAGGAAATCAGCGGGCCTGATGGCGGCACGATTACCTTCGAGATCGACGAATTCAAGCGACACTGCATGCTGAACGGGCTCGATGATATCGGCCTGACGCTGGAACATGCCGGCGCCATCGACACGTTCGAAAAGGCGAACGCCTCGGTCCGCCCCTGGGCCTGACCACATTTCCGCTGTTCAAAAAGCCGATCCCGTACCAAACCGTACCGGATCGGCTTTTGCTTTGCTTGAAAAGCCCTTGAGGCGGAGATAAGAAGCCCTCGATCCCGTCCAGCTGCGATACGACTTGGCATGCGCAGGACGGAACGAGTTTGACGCCGCGTTCGCCGCCATCGAAAACCCTTCATGATGTTTTCCGGCGCGCCGCCCAAGGAGGGTTCTCATGACAGTCCGTTCGCTTTTCCTGCTGCCCGGTGATGGTATCGGCCCTGAAGCCGTGGCTGAGGTCCGCAAGCTGATCGAATATATGAACAGTGCGCACAATGCCGGCTTCACCGTTTCGGAAGGCCTCGTCGGCGGTTCAGCCTATGACGCCCACGGCGTCGCGATTTCCGATGCGGATATGGAAAAGGCGCTTGCCGCCGATGCGATCCTGTTCGGCGCCGTTGGCGGTCCGAAATGGGATGGCGTTCCCTATGAGCATCGCCCTGAGGCCGGCCTGCTTCGCCTGCGCAAGGATCTCGAACTTTTTGCCAATCTGCGCCCGGCCATCTGCTATCCCGCACTTGCCGCCGCCTCCTCGCTGAAGCCGGAGCTGGTCGAGGGCCTCGATATCCTCATCGTTCGCGAGCTGACGGGCGGCGTTTATTTCGGTGAACCGAAGCAGATCATCGATCTCGGCAACGGCCAGAAGCGCGGCATCGACACGCAAATCTACGACACCTTCGAGATCGAACGCATCGCCAGCGTCGCTTTCGAACTGGCCCGCACCCGCGATAACCGCGTGTGCTCGATGGAAAAGCGCAACGTCATGAAATCAGGCGTTTTGTGGAACCAGGTTGTCACCGAAACCCACGCCGCCAAATACAAGGACGTGCAGCTGGAGCATATGCTGGCCGATGCCGGCGGCATGCAGCTGGTGCGCAAGCCCAAGCAGTTCGACGTGATTGTGACCGACAACCTCTTCGGCGACATGCTGTCCGACGTGGCGGCCATGCTGACAGGCTCGCTCGGCATGCTGCCCTCGGCCTCGCTCGGCGCACCCGACGCCAAGACCGGCAAGCGGAAGGCCATGTATGAGCCGGTACACGGTTCGGCTCCTGACATCGCTGGCAAGGGCATTGCCAACCCGATCGCCATGATCGCGTCCTTCGCCATGTGCCTGCGCTACTCTTTCAACATGGTGGATGAAGCCACCAAGCTCGAGGCGGCGATCGCCAACGTACTGGACAAGGGCATCCGAACCGCCGACATCATGGCCGATGGTTGCCGTCAGGTCGGTACATCCGAGATGGGTGACGCGGTTCTCGCCGAATTCAAGGCGCTTTCGGCGTAACGCTTGAAACGGGCTGGGCAGGGGGCACCGCCGTCTGCCCGTCCTCCTTTGGCAGAAGATGCTCGTAACGCCGGTCGGTCAGCGTCTTCAGAAAAGCCACGATGGCATCCACGCGCTTGTCATCCAGCGCCGGCGCGGATGTCAGTTCCGTCAGGGCGATATTCTCGGGCACCTCGGGCGCATCCCATGTCTTGCCCGTTTCCGGATTGATCTGACGGCTGGGTTTCTTACTCTTATATTTTACATAGAACAGCACCACTGTGCGCAGGTCCTTGAACACGCCATTGTGCATATAGGGACCAGTCACGGCGACGTTGCGCAACGTCGGCACCTTGAACTTGCCGCGCTGGGCGGGATCACCGGCGACTGCCGGATTCTGCGCCAGACCCAGATCGACAGCATCCGGCTTTGAGCCGTTCACAGCCCTGACGGATGTATTGGCGGGAACACCGATGTTGAAATATTTGTGGTTGGTGAAGAGGCCATCTTCCAGACCCTTGGCGCCACGGATTTCATGGCAGGTATTGCAATTGGTGAACTGCGTAGACGAAATTAGAACGCGGCCCAGCTCCTCCTGATCGGTCAGCTTTTCTTCGCCGCGCAGGAAGCGGTCATATTTGGAATCGAAGGTGGAAAACTCGTCCGAACGCTCGAAGCTCGCCAGCGCCTTGGTCATCGCGGCATAGGCGGTGTCGTCGTTCTGGAACACATCCTTGCCGAATTGCGTGCCGAAGGCCGCGACGTATTCCGGGTTCTCCCTGAGCCGTTTCACGACAGCCGCCTTGTCCGGCATGCCCATTTCGACGGGATTGAGGGGCGGCCCGCCCGCCTGATCTTCCAGCAGGGACGCGCGGCCATCCCAGAATTGCCCGCCGACATACTCTCCCGCCGCGTTCTTGCCGAAAGGTGGCGTGAACTTCGCGTAAGCAGCGGTTGGCGCGTTGCGGTCGCCAAGAGAAGTCCCGTCATCGCCAAGCGATACATCCCGCCCGACCTTTTCGCTCTCCCGCGCATCGGAAAAACCGGCCGCCTGCATATGGCAGGTGGAGCAGGCCATGGTACGGTTCATCGAAAGATTGGGATCGTCGAACAGGACCGCGCCAAGCTTTTCCAGCGTCGCATAATCCTCACCGCCATGGGCAGCGATGCCACCGAGCCCAGTGCCCAAAGGGGCCAGCAGAATGGCTGCAGCGAGAGCGGCAGAGAGAAAAAATCCGGGTTTCATCATGGTAGGCACGCTCGAAATAAAATGCGCGATAGCAGGTTCGGGCCGGAAAATATGAAGAGGTTTTCGCGCCCGTCGCACTCACCGGATATAGATCGCCGGAGCTAACTCCGCTTTTCCATATCCCATAGAAAGACCTATAGCACTTTCCCGTGATAGCAGCCTAGAAACTTTCGCAGCTTGCTCCACTTTGCCGCACGTCCCCCCCCCCCTGCCGGAACCGCAAACGATCAACCGCCTTTGGCGATGGCGTGGAAGAACGTGCCAGAGACAAAACCTCTCCTGCCGCCCGATGGCCCGAGCGGGCGACCCTGCCCGTCAGCAATCTGGGCGAAGGGCTGATCACGGCCAGGATCGGTGACCCGGGCATAATGAAACTCATGGCCGCGCAGAACATCCCCCGCCATGCCGAGCTGGCCATCTGCCGCGATTGTGGCCTGCCGGTAGCCGAGATTCATCTTGCGTGTCGCAAAGCTCGTGGCGTGCGACAAGAGACCAGTCATGGCATGGGTCACGCCTTCTGCATCCTCTAGCCGCTCACCGAGCACCATGTAACCGCCGCACTCGCCATGCACCGGCTTTGTCTCTGCAAAACGGGCAATACCCGCCTTGAAGCCGGCAGCACCGGCGAGTCTTCCGGCAAAAAGCTCGGGATAGCCGCCCGGCAACCAGCAGATATCGCAGCTCTCATCGGGTGCCTCATCGGCGAGCGGCGAAAACGGCACGATCTCTGCCCCGGCCGCACGCCAATGCTTCCTGAGATGCGGATAAAGGAAGGTGAAAGCCGCATCCTCCGCCAGTGCAATGCGCTGGCCGGGAGGCGCTATAGCCGCCTCCACCGAACCCGAGGACATGTTCACCGGCGCGGCGAGCGAAAACAAGGCATCGAGATCGATGGATTTTTCCATAGCATCCGCGAGCCGGTCTATATGGGAATCGATTTCCGGATGTTCGCTCGCCTGCACCAGCCCCAGGTGCCGCTCCGGCAGGATGAGGGAAGGATCGCGTAGAACGCAGCCGACAACGGGCAGGCCGATTTTTTCGATGGCTTCCGTGCACAGCGTCCGGTGCCTTTCGCTGCCGGCCCGGTTCAATACCACCGCCCCCATCGTGACATCAGGATCGTAGTGGGCAAAACCATGCGCAATGGCAGCTGCCGTCTGCGACTGGCCGGAGACATCCAGCACCAGCAGCACCGGAATGCCGAACAGCCGCGCCAGATCCGCCGCCGAGCCGGTGCGGTTTTCCGCCACGGGAATACCGTCGAACAGGCCCATGGCGCTTTCGATGAGAATGAGTTCCGCGCCCTCGGTCTGCTGCGAAAACAGATGTCGCAGCAGGTCCGGCTGCATGGCCCAGCTGTCCAGATTGAGACCGGGTGTGCCGGTGGCGAAGGCATGAAAACCGGGATCGATGTAATCCGGCCCCGTCTTGATGCCGCGCACTTTGATGCCACGTCGGGCGAAGGCCCGGAGCAGGCCGATGGTCACGCTGGTCTTGCCGGACCCGGAGCGCGGCGCGCCGATGATGATTGCCCGCGCCGTCATGAGCCGGACACTCCAAGACGATCCCGCATCGAAACAATCTCGCCGATAACGATCAAAGCCGGCGCTTCGAAATTTTCCCGCTTTGCATCGTCAGCTATGCTTTGCAATGTGCCGATGAAAATCCGCTCTTGCGCAGTGGTTGCCGACATGATGACAGCGACCGGCGTTTTTCCCGAACGCCCACCCTGCATCAGAAGACCGGCAATCGCGCCGATATTCTTCAGCCCCATATAAACAACGATGGGTTCCTGCGTTTTCGCCAGCGCCAGCCAGTCGAGATCCTCTTCGGTTCCCGCTGCATGACCCGTGGCGAGCGTCACTGCGCGGCTGATACCACGCATGGTGGCGGGAATGCGCGCTGAAGCGAGCGCGGTGAATGATGAAGTCATGCCCGGCAATATGCGAAACGGAATGCCGGCATGGACAAGCGCCTCCGCCTCTTCGCCACCGCGCCCGAAAATAAAGGGATCGCCGCCCTTCAGCCGCAGCACCTTTTTGCCCTGCAGGGCGAAATCGATCAACGAAGCGGTAATATCATCCTGCGTCGCGGAGGGCTTGCCGCCCCTTTTGCCCGCAAAAACAATCTCCGCCTGCGGACCGAGCGCCACGACATCGTCGCTTACCAGCGCATCGCGCACGATGATATCGGCCTGCGACAGCGCAAGCGCCACTTCGAGCGTCAGATAACGCACATCACCCGGCCCCGCGCCCGCGAGCCAGACGTGGCCGGCTTCGAAGGCCGGACCTTTTGCGGCGATGCTGTTCAAAATCTGCGGTATCGACATTGTTCTTGGCTGCTTTTTAACGATGACGGAAAAAGCCGTCCCGGCTATAGGAATTCATATGGAAACGGATGGAAAGACCCTTCGCCGCGGCTGGACCACGGGCACCTGCGCGGCAGCCGCCACGAAGGCGGCCTGCGCCGCCCTTCTGACCGGCGAGTTTCCTTACCCTGTCGAGGTCGAACTTCCAAGCGGTGCGAGGCCGGCATTTTCCCTCGCCACCGAGGAAAAAGGCGAAAACTTTGCCCGCGCCGGCGTCGTCAAGGATGCAGGCGACGATCCCGATGTCACCCATGGCGCACTGATCGAAAGTACGGTCAGACGGGGTGAACCGGGGAGCGGCATCACTTTCAGGGCTGGGAAAGGCGTCGGAACGATCACGAGGCCGGGCCTGCCCCTGCCACCGGGAGAACCCGCAATAAACCCCGTTCCGCGCAGGATGATCGAGACCGCCATTCGCGAAGTGGCCGGCGAGGATGCCGATTTCGAAGTCGAGATTTCCGTCCGTGACGGCGAGAAGCTGGCAGAAAAAACCCTGAATGGCAGGCTCGGCATCCTCGGCGGCATTTCCATTCTCGGCACCACCGGCGTCGTCATTCCCTTTTCCTGCTCGGCCTGGATTCACTCCATCTGGCGCGGCATCGATGTGGCCCGCGCGACCGGCTGCACCCATGTACTGGGCGCGACCGGCAATACATCCGAGAAGGCAGGCCAAGCAGTTTACGACCTGCCGGAAACCGCTCTGATCGACATGGGTGATTTCATCGGCGGCATGCTCAAATATCTGCGCAGCCACCCGGTCGAGCGGGTAACCATCGCCGGTGGTGTTGCAAAGATGACCAAGCTCGCCCAGGGCATGCTCGATGTGCATTCCAAGAAAGGTCTTGCCGACCTTGAAGCATTGGCGGCGTTGGCCACGGAGGCGGGAGGGGACGACAATCTCGCCATTGCCATTCGTGAGGCCAACATGGTCGCGCACGCCTTTCAGCTGGCCGAACGCGCGGGGATAGACCTCGGCGCGATCGTTGCGGAAAAAGCCTGGGTAACTGCCGCCGCGGCCCTGAAGACGCCGGCGATCGCGCTCGATATTCTGGTGTTTGACCGTCAGGGCGCGCTCAAAGGGCGCACCGCCTCCACGCCGTCGCATCAGCCCGCAGCATCCTCCTTCGGAGACCGGAACCGGCGCACATAGTCGGTGCTATAAAGCGCACTTTCGCGGAAATCCGTCGAGGCCAGACCACGCCCGACGAAGATCAGCGCCGTGCGCTCCACCGGCTCGGCCGCAAGCTTGCCCTCTATATCGAAAAGCGTGCCACGAATGACCCGTTCATCCGGCCAGGAGGCACGCACGACAATGGCGACCGGGCAATCGGAACCATAAAGCGGCGTCAGCTCTTCCACCACCTTGCCGATGGCATGAATGGCGAGATGAATGGCGAGTGTCGCGCCTGTCGCGCCGAAAGCCTTCAATGTCTCACCATCAGGCATTTTTGAAGCGCGGCCGGAAATACGGGTCAGCACCAGGCTCTGCGCCACTTCCGGCACCGTCAGCTCCCGCTGCAGGGTGGCAGCGGCGGCGGCGAAGGAGGGGACACCGGGGGTTACGGTATAATCGAGACCCCGGCGCTCCAGCCGGCGTATCTGCTCGCCCATGGCGCTCCAGACGGAAAGATCGCCGGAATGCAGCCGCGCCACATCCTTGCCAGCCTTGGCGGCCGCCACGAACTCCGCCTCGATCTCATCAAGCGAAAGTGCTGCCGTATCAACGATGCGTGCACCCTGCGGGCAATAATCGATGAGGGCCTTTGGAACCAGCGAACCGGCGTAAAGGCAGACCGGGCAGGCGGCGATAAGATCGCGCCCGCGCACCGTGATGAGATCGGCGGCACCCGGACCGGCGCCGATGAAATGAACCGTCATTCTTGTTCTCCCTATTCGATGGCGCTGCGGCTGCCATGCGGCGCATCGCTCGTCGCGATAGCCACAGTGACGTGACCGACCACGAGGCGTGGCGCGACTAGCCTTGCACTTGCTCCAGCCGCCGCAAGAGCCGCTGCTTCGCTGACGCTTGGCGAACTAGCGTGATCGAGGCTGGCCTGTGAAAATGTTATTGTCTCAGCGGCAACCGCTTCGAGCCGTTCCTGCGCCACGATTTCAAGCGACAGCGACAGACTCTTCGCCGCCGCCACAAGACCGGCCTCGTCGGCCTTCAGCGGCGCAGTCGCCAGATAGTCGACCGTCATGCCAAAGGCACGCTCGGCAGCCCGCACAGCCGCGACAATCGCGTCCGACGGGGCACCTTTGCGGCAGCCTATGCCGGCCACGGTCACCATGGCTTCACCCAGCTCCATTGTGTCACCGGCATGGCCGGACGCCAACCGGACATGGAACCGACGGCAGCAGACCGCGAAACTTCCAGCCGGATCATCGAACCGCCGAATTTCGAATGGGCGGCCAGCAACACCGCTTCCATTTCCAGCGTCACCGCATTGGCCACCAGCCGCCCGCCCGGTTTCAGAGCATCGATGGCGGCCTCCAGCACGCCCGTCTCACTGCCGCCACCCCCGATAAAAATCGCATCTGGCGAAGACAAGCCTTCAAAAGCCGCCGGGGCGGTGCCGATCATGACCTCGAGCCCCGGAACACCAAAAGCGTCGGCATTGCGGGCAATCCGCTCAGCCCTTTTCGGATGCTGCTCGATGGCGATGGCGCGCAGCGAAGGGTGCGACAACATCCATTCGATGCCGATCGAGCCGGAACCCGCACCGATATCCCACAGCAGTTCTCCCCGGCGGGGGCCGAGTGACGAAAGCGTCACCGCGCGGATTTCGCGCTTGGTGATCTGTCCGTCATGTTCAAACAGACCGTCATCAAGGCCACAAGCAAAAGGCAGGACGCGCGCACCCTCGTCCGCCACGACTTCGATCGCCACGATATTGAGCGGATCAATATCTTCAAAGCCAAAATCAGCTGCCCGACTTTGCCGCCGCTTTTCACGGTCTCCGCCCAATGCTTCAAGCAGGATGACTTCCGAACGACCGAAGCCGGCATCGGACAGCAGCCGCACAATCAAGGACGGGTCACGCTCATCGGACGTCAGCGCGATGATCCGCGCGCCATGATGCAGATGTGGCCGCAACAGATCGATGGAGCGCCCATGCAGCGAAACGCAATCGGCCGATTGCAGGGCCCAGCCGAGCCGCGAGCCGGCCAGCGAAAAGGCGGAAGGCGAGGGATAACAGACCGTTTCCTCCGCTGGAATCCGCCGCAGAAGCGTGACACCGACGCCGTAGAAGAACGGATCGCCCGAGGCGAGCACACACACCCGGCGGCCGCGCAATGCGAGAACATCGCTCATTTCAACATCGAACGGCACCGGCCAGGCGCGTGCTTCGCCGCGAATAGCCGCAGCCGCCAGTTTCAGATGGCGTTCGCCGCCGAAAACTACCTCGGCCGCCTCTATCGCGCGGAGCGTATTCTCACCCAGTCCCTGAAGCCCGTCCTCGCCGATACCGACGATGGAAAGCCACGGCCTCTCGTTCTTTTCAGTGGAAGCCTTTGCCGTTCGGGAATATTTAGAGGTCATGACACGCTCCATACTCATCCTTGGCGGCACGGCGGATGCCCGCATTCTGGCCGGCCGGCTTGCGGAAGACGCCGGCTACCGAATTTTGCTGTCGATGGCCGGGCGCACGCTCTCGCCGGTGGAACAGCCCGTGCCGATGCGCAGCGGCGGGTTTGGCGGCGCGGCAGGGCTGGCGGATTTCATCCGTGCCGAAAATTTCGATATTCTGGTGGATGCCACTCATCCCTATGCGGCCAGGATTTCCGCCAATGCCGTTGAGGCGGCAAGGCTTGCCGATGTTCCACTGATTGTGCTCTCGCGTCCCGTCTGGCCGCGTCAGCCGGGCGATACATGGCAGAGTGTTCATACCGTCGGACAGGCCGTTGCCGCGCTGGGCACCGCGGGCAGACGTGTGTTTCTGGCGCTCGGCCGTCAGGAGCTTCTTCCTTTCGAAGCCGCGCCCCAGCACAGCTACCTCATCCGCAGCGTCGACCCGGTGGAACCGCCGCTGAAGGCGCCGGATGCGCGCTATATCACCGCGCGCGGGCCTTTCGTGACGGAGAATGAAATCCGCATGCTGGAGGAAAACCGCATCGAGGTGGTTATATCGAAAAACTCGGGCGGCAGCGCCAGTTACGGCAAGATCGAAGCAGCGAGACGGCTCGGCCTGCCGGTCATCATGATCGAACGGCCGCAACAGTTGAACGATACGCCCGCGAACAATGTGACCGTGCCGGATATCGCCAATGCGCTCACCGCCATACGCCATCAGCTTTCCCTTTTCGAAAACCGTGGCGAATAAACGATCGGTTCCTTGCCGGAACGCACGATCAGGCGGGTTTCCACCGAGCCGACGATGATGCAGGTGGCCATGTCGGCCATGTCGCTCGACGCCTCCGAAAGCGGCACAACCCGAATGCGCTCGTCCTTCCTGCCTGCGGCGCGGCCGAAGATCACCGGCACCGAGCCGGGTAAATGTTTGCGCAACAGGTCGAAGGCGGTACCAAGCTGGTGCGGCCGCGCCTTGCTGACGGGATTGTAGAAGGCCATCACAAATCCGGCTTCCGCTGCCGCAATCAGCCGTTTTTCGATGATGCCCCAGGGCTTGAGATTATCCGAAAGCGAAATGGCGCAGAAATCATGGCCGAGCGGTGCACCAGCTTTGGCGGCCACGGCCAGCATGGCGGTCACGCCCGGCACAACGGAAAAATCAATGTCGCGCCATTCGGAAGGGCCGTTTTCAATCGCCTCGCAGATGGCTGCCGCCATGGCGAAAACACCGGGATCGCCACCGGAAACCACGCAGACCTTGCCACCTTGGGCCGCAAGCGTGAGTGCCTGTTCGGCACGGGAGATTTCCTCGCGATTGTCGGAAGCGTGGCGCCGCTGGTGAGCGCCAAGCGACAGACGATCGAGATAGGGAATATAGCCGAAAAAATCTTCCGAAGACTGGACGGCGGTCAGCGCCTCAGGCGTCACCTGATCCACATTGCCGGGGCCGAGGCCGACAACAACGAGTTTACCGGTCATGGCGCTTCACTCCCGGCTGGCCTCGTTTTCCAGCCCGGCACCAGAACCAGTGAAAAATAGGGTGCTGGCGAGGCATCACGCTCGATGAGCCGCACCGCATGGCTGTTCGCCATGGTGCCACGCTCGACATAAAGCGCCTCTTCGAGCTTGCCGGCCACTTCGAGCGCGCGGCGGATTTTCGGCAGATTACGGCCGACCTTCATGATCACGGCACCATCAGTGCCGGAAAGCCGCTCCGCGAGCACCTCTTCCGCCAGCGTGCCGGGAAGCACGCTCAGTATGTCATCGCCCTGCACCAGCGGCAAACCGGCCATGGACCAGCAACCGGACATGGCAGTGATGCCGGCGACGACTTCCGCCTCATAGGACGGCGCAAGCCGCAGATGGAGATGCATATAGGAGCCGTAAAACAGCGGATCGCCTTCAGACAGCACGGCGACATTGCGCCCGGCATCGAGATGCACGGCAATATCCTTTGCCGACTGATCAAAGAATGCAGCAATCGCGCCGCGATAATCTTCGCCGTTCTTGTCGCTTTCGACAGTAACGGGATAGACCAGCGGCATTTCCAGCGTGCCGGGACGAATAAAGGCTTCGACGATGCCACGGCCATTGCCGGCGCTGCCCTTCTTGCAGAAAAAGGCGAGAACATCGGCATTTTCGATGGCGCGTACGGCTTTCAGCGTCAGCAGCTCCGGATCGCCCGGACCGGTGCCGACGCCGACGAGTTTACCCTTGGCATGTTCAAAAAGAGCAGCACTCACAGGCCGGCCCTCGCAATCGCGTTGATGGCGGCGGCCGTCATCGCCGAGCCGCCCAAACGTCCTTTGACGATGGCATAGGGAATGCCAAGCGCACTTGCCTCCAGCGCATCCTTCGATTCCGCCGCACCGACAAAACCGACCGGCATGCCGATGATGGCCGCCGGACGCGGGGCACCTTTTTCCAGCATTTCCAGAAGATAAAACAGCGCCGTCGGCGCATTGCCGATAGCGACCAGAGCACCTTCCAGATGATCCGCCCAGAGATCGAGCGCGGCAGCGGATCGGGTGTTGCCAATATTTTTCGCAAGCTCCGGCGTGCGTGGATCGCGAAGCGTGCAGATGACGGCGTTGTCAGCCGGAAGCCTTGCGTGCGTCACGCCATGGGCAACCATTTGCGCATCACACAGAACGGGCTTGCCGGCGAGCAACGCGCCGCGCGCGGCCGAAACGAAATCCGGCGAGAAGCGGAAATGGCCTGCCGCCTCCACCTGCCCGCAGGCATGGATCATCCGAATGGCGATATCCGCCTGCTCTGCAGTAAAGGCGGATAAATCCGCTTCTTCGCGAATAATGGCGAAAGAGCGCTCATAGATCGCATTACCGTCGCGAATATAATCATAATCGGTCATTGGTTATCCTGTCGAAGCGCAGCACCGATCTCCTCCCGACCCAGACGGGCAAAAAAGATGGCGGCGTTTTCATCGGGCTTATGTTCTTTTTCGTAGAGACGGGCAAGTCGCGAAAGCGCGGTCTTCTGTTGCTCGAAGGGCAAAATCCCGTCCGGCGGGTCACCGGCGCGGCCGGAAATCGAGAATGCCAGACCATGAGAGTCCCCCGAGAGGGTCAGAAGCGAGGACGCGGGATGTGCACAGCCCTTTCCGCAGCCGGAAACATGCAGCGTAAAGGAACCGTCCAGCAACGCGGCACATTCTTCGGCAGCAAAAGCCGCCAGTTCGTGCGTAGGAAGAAAAGCCGAAGCACAGCCCGGCGCCCCCGGACAGACGGCGATGGAAGATCGCGCATCACCTGAAGTCGTGACGAAGCCGGATGCCGCCGCAGCCTCAAGCAACGTATCGCAGGCAGTTGATAATCCAAAAAATAGCAGGCTATGGTTTGGCGCTGGCCGCAGGGTCTTGATACCAAGCGTTTCGGCCCGCTCGCACAGATGCGCCAAGTCGGCACCTCGAACCTGTCCGAAAGCAGGCGCGATACCAGCGGCGAAGCGGTTCTCTCCCGTTATCATCAAACCGAGGGGCAAAAAGGGAAGCTGGGCCTCGCTCCTAGCTGCGCGATCCAGCAGGCGGTCACCGCAAATCGCCTTCACCGTCTGCTGATCCAGATCGCGGCCACGGGCAAGCGGTCCTTTTTCAGCAAGAAAAACAAGAAGCGACAGAACCACACTGGCCGCCGCAACTGGCTCAACCAGTCCCGCATTTAACGCCTTGCTTTCCGGCCCGCCCACAAGCAACTGCCAGAAGGCCCGACCTTCCAGCCGGATTGCTTTCAAACGAATATCGGCCAGCAAATCACCCATGGAGAGGCGTCCGCCGCCATCAATGACAACAGAAGTTTTGGCCGCGAGTTTGTCATGCAGCGCCAAGGCGCCGGAGCATTTTCTGATCTCCTCGGCGAGAAAACAGCCATCCTCGATTTCCGCATCATCCCGGCCGGCAAGGGGCGAAGTCTCGACCGCCAAACCTTCACGTAGCGGAAGATCGAGTGCCAGCACATCTTTTTCCAGAGCGCGGGCGCTTTGCGGCGTCAAGCCACGAAATTGCAGGCTGCCGCGCGCCGTAATATCGATCAACCCGTTGCCGTGGCGTTCGGCGAGACCGCAAAGCGCCACCATCGCACGGGGCGAGATATCCGCCTCGAACGCGACCCGCGACAAAAAACCGTCGCCGGTTTGCATGGGGGCGGACAAGGCCGGGCACAGACCACGGCGGCCAAATGGCTGAACGGGATCGGCAACGGCGGCCATCATGCACCTACCCTTTCGGATCGGGGCAGGATCAGCATTTCCAGTTCCGCATCCACCGCATTGCGGCGGCTGTGCCACAGGCCGCGGCGGCGGGCGGATAAAAAGCGCTCGGCCATTACCTCGGCCGCTTTCGGGTTTTCCCGCAGGATGAAATGGCGCACTTCCTCATTGCCGAAATAGGCATCGTAAAGCGCCTCGATCAGCGAGGAGGACACCGCATGGGTGGTCTCGGCAAAGCCGACCAGCCGGTCCACCGTTTCTGCAAATTCCGCCGCCCCGCGTGGGCCGTGCCGCATCTGGCCGGCAATGAAACGCGGATTGACGGCACGCGCGCGCACCACCCGCGTCAGCGCCTGCGTCATCGACCTGGCCCGCGGGCGCGCCGGATCGGTCGTATCCAGTGCCACGATATCGGCGATACCGCCAAGCGCGGCCTTCGCAGCGGAGAAGCCGCCGATGAAGGCGACATCGGAAGAGCCGTCCAGAAGATCGCGACCGGGGTCATCGCCGGTATGAACCAGAAGATCGGCCCGGCGCACCATTTCCGTAAAGCCGGCATCCTCGAATATCTCAAGCCCATCCGCGCCGCCAAAGGCATGGTTCGCCGCATCGAGATAGGCCTGCCCCAGCTCCTCGCGTTCATCCCACGCACCACTGGCAAGCTTTTCCTCGATACCGGCGCCATAGGTGCCAGGCGCAGAACCGAAGATGCGGGCAGGGATATGCCCAAGCGCTGCCGCCTCTTCCGCCAGCGGATTGTCGCCCGGCGCTTCGTTCCGTCGCGCAACCGCCCTGGCGGCGGCATCGAGAAGCGCGATGAGCGTCGGAAACATGTCGCGGAACAGGCCTGAAATGCGAAAGGTCACATCGATCCGCGGCCGCCCGAGGCTCGCCGACGGCAGAACCTCGATGCCGGTGACCCGGCCGGTGGCGGGATCATGGATCGGCCTTGC from Agrobacterium tumefaciens includes these protein-coding regions:
- the leuB gene encoding 3-isopropylmalate dehydrogenase; the protein is MTVRSLFLLPGDGIGPEAVAEVRKLIEYMNSAHNAGFTVSEGLVGGSAYDAHGVAISDADMEKALAADAILFGAVGGPKWDGVPYEHRPEAGLLRLRKDLELFANLRPAICYPALAAASSLKPELVEGLDILIVRELTGGVYFGEPKQIIDLGNGQKRGIDTQIYDTFEIERIASVAFELARTRDNRVCSMEKRNVMKSGVLWNQVVTETHAAKYKDVQLEHMLADAGGMQLVRKPKQFDVIVTDNLFGDMLSDVAAMLTGSLGMLPSASLGAPDAKTGKRKAMYEPVHGSAPDIAGKGIANPIAMIASFAMCLRYSFNMVDEATKLEAAIANVLDKGIRTADIMADGCRQVGTSEMGDAVLAEFKALSA
- a CDS encoding cytochrome-c peroxidase; protein product: MMKPGFFLSAALAAAILLAPLGTGLGGIAAHGGEDYATLEKLGAVLFDDPNLSMNRTMACSTCHMQAAGFSDARESEKVGRDVSLGDDGTSLGDRNAPTAAYAKFTPPFGKNAAGEYVGGQFWDGRASLLEDQAGGPPLNPVEMGMPDKAAVVKRLRENPEYVAAFGTQFGKDVFQNDDTAYAAMTKALASFERSDEFSTFDSKYDRFLRGEEKLTDQEELGRVLISSTQFTNCNTCHEIRGAKGLEDGLFTNHKYFNIGVPANTSVRAVNGSKPDAVDLGLAQNPAVAGDPAQRGKFKVPTLRNVAVTGPYMHNGVFKDLRTVVLFYVKYKSKKPSRQINPETGKTWDAPEVPENIALTELTSAPALDDKRVDAIVAFLKTLTDRRYEHLLPKEDGQTAVPPAQPVSSVTPKAP
- a CDS encoding cobyrinate a,c-diamide synthase — translated: MTARAIIIGAPRSGSGKTSVTIGLLRAFARRGIKVRGIKTGPDYIDPGFHAFATGTPGLNLDSWAMQPDLLRHLFSQQTEGAELILIESAMGLFDGIPVAENRTGSAADLARLFGIPVLLVLDVSGQSQTAAAIAHGFAHYDPDVTMGAVVLNRAGSERHRTLCTEAIEKIGLPVVGCVLRDPSLILPERHLGLVQASEHPEIDSHIDRLADAMEKSIDLDALFSLAAPVNMSSGSVEAAIAPPGQRIALAEDAAFTFLYPHLRKHWRAAGAEIVPFSPLADEAPDESCDICWLPGGYPELFAGRLAGAAGFKAGIARFAETKPVHGECGGYMVLGERLEDAEGVTHAMTGLLSHATSFATRKMNLGYRQATIAADGQLGMAGDVLRGHEFHYARVTDPGRDQPFAQIADGQGRPLGPSGGRRGFVSGTFFHAIAKGG
- the cobA gene encoding uroporphyrinogen-III C-methyltransferase, whose translation is MSIPQILNSIAAKGPAFEAGHVWLAGAGPGDVRYLTLEVALALSQADIIVRDALVSDDVVALGPQAEIVFAGKRGGKPSATQDDITASLIDFALQGKKVLRLKGGDPFIFGRGGEEAEALVHAGIPFRILPGMTSSFTALASARIPATMRGISRAVTLATGHAAGTEEDLDWLALAKTQEPIVVYMGLKNIGAIAGLLMQGGRSGKTPVAVIMSATTAQERIFIGTLQSIADDAKRENFEAPALIVIGEIVSMRDRLGVSGS
- a CDS encoding cobalt-precorrin-5B (C(1))-methyltransferase, whose protein sequence is METDGKTLRRGWTTGTCAAAATKAACAALLTGEFPYPVEVELPSGARPAFSLATEEKGENFARAGVVKDAGDDPDVTHGALIESTVRRGEPGSGITFRAGKGVGTITRPGLPLPPGEPAINPVPRRMIETAIREVAGEDADFEVEISVRDGEKLAEKTLNGRLGILGGISILGTTGVVIPFSCSAWIHSIWRGIDVARATGCTHVLGATGNTSEKAGQAVYDLPETALIDMGDFIGGMLKYLRSHPVERVTIAGGVAKMTKLAQGMLDVHSKKGLADLEALAALATEAGGDDNLAIAIREANMVAHAFQLAERAGIDLGAIVAEKAWVTAAAALKTPAIALDILVFDRQGALKGRTASTPSHQPAASSFGDRNRRT